One genomic window of Aethina tumida isolate Nest 87 chromosome 3, icAetTumi1.1, whole genome shotgun sequence includes the following:
- the LOC109606502 gene encoding uncharacterized protein LOC109606502, giving the protein MNPTSIGFLMFICFNFCRCNPYKNKPCNLTNGLEGVCEIVDNCPILSIDGSTPAVCGIHEKVAFLCCQRGSKLAHTTHGNRIPGEISKKKCKEYSEYVYEWRDPVIPLVHAPKIKVYDCHFLSIPLVVGGRKSLAREFPHMALIGYKYDGKINWDCGGTIIHEEYILTAAHCVFHSKKHVNPMYIAVGFTEKSHVNDNAQFVKVIKTIPHPDSVSDLLSNDIGLLKVQKLNFTTYVRPACLNTNSTIQVDRAIATGWGKLGFRRNSSDALLKVNLNLFTMEQCRAQMGNINMNISEGKHICAGSMTEIKDTCSGDSGGPLQVFHDDSVDKARCMYDIIGVTSFGKQCGLKVGNPGIYTRVSEYIQWIEDIVWPNYLSNLRLKLSGSRDVVRSRGQTAVRSKPKNMKVVYVFSIALFVAVNAQKYKGDSCIGETGKPGICTLIPNCPAAIQAIRRGNYNSLVNCGFDRTAPIICCEGASGTGGSSGGGGASGGGGSSGGGGSSGGGGSSGGGSSSGTGGSRGPGDISKKKCVEYSEYAYEYRDPVIPLPTAQRTKSLECGILSQTLIVGGEKAGIREFPHMALIGYNDGDSIFYGCGGSIISENYILTAAHCLESVQYGVATAAAIGMLKLSDRTRQNVKIVDRIYHPGYQPPSRYHDIGLLKMEGAKMNVNARPACLHTQFQINNNFCLASGWGRKGFTEETSKELLKVKLELFSLDRCNASYKSDAGGKKLLRGIDDSTQVCAGSSVDLKDTCQGDSGGPLQVYHQEGVDGAKCMYDLIGVTSFGKSCGLIRNTPGVYTRISAYIKWIEDNVWPQ; this is encoded by the exons ATGAATCCAACATCCATAGGATTTctaatgtttatttgtttcaatttttgtagatGTAATCCGTACAAAA aTAAACCTTGCAATCTTACAAATGGCTTGGAGGGAGTGTGCGAAATAGTAGATAATTGTCCCATTTTATCAATTGACGGTTCAACACCAGCGGTTTGCGGAATTCATGAAAAAGTAGCGTTTCTTTGCTGTCAAAGAGGTTCTAAATTAGCACACACAACACATGGAAATCGAATCCCTGgagaaataagtaaaaaaa aatgcaAAGAGTATTCGGAGTATGTTTACGAATGGAGGGACCCGGTGATTCCTTTAGTTCACGCCCCAAAGATTAAAGTGTACGATTGTCATTTCTTGTCAATACCATTGGTAGTAGGTGGGAGGAAATCATTGGCTAGGGAATTTCCTCATATG GCATTGATAGGTTACAAGTACGACGGGAAAATAAACTGGGACTGCGGAGGTACCATAATCCACGAGGAATACATCCTGACAGCCGCCCACTGCGTGTTCCACAGTAAAAAGca cgTCAACCCTATGTACATAGCCGTGGGCTTCACGGAAAAGTCTCATGTGAACGACAATGCCCAGTTCGTAAAGGTTATAAAGACCATACCGCATCCAGACTCCGTCAGCGACTTGTTGTCCAACGATATTGGTCTTCTGAAGGtgcagaaattaaatttcaccaCGTACGTCAGACCGGCCTGTCTCAACACCAATTCAACCATCCAAGTTGACCGTGCTATTGCCACAGGTTGGGGTAAACTTGGGTTTAGGAGAAACAGTAGCGATGcacttttaaaagttaatcttAACTTGTTTACGATGGAACAGTGTCGAGCACAAATGGGGaacattaatatgaatatatcgGAGGGGAAACACATTTGTGCTGGGTCTATGACTGAAATTAAGGATACCTGTAGT GGGGATTCAGGTGGACCATTGCAAGTATTTCATGACGACAGTGTGGATAAAGCCAGATGCATGTATGATATAATAGGGGTAACATCCTTTGGAAAGCAATGCGGATTAAAAGTAGGAAATCCTGGAATTTACACTCGAGTTTCCGAATACATTCAATGGATAGAGGATATTGTTTGGCCGAAT TATTTGTCCAATTTGCGATTGAAACTCAGTGGCAGTCGAGATGTGGTAAGATCAAGAGGTCAGACAGCAGTACGTTCAAAGCCAAAGAATATGAAGGTTGTTTACGTTTTTAGCATAGCGCTGTTTGTTGCAGTTAATGCCCAAAAATATAAAG ggGACAGTTGTATTGGTGAAACGGGCAAACCGGGAATATGCACACTTATCCCAAACTGTCCCGCGGCCATTCAAGCCATTCGAAGAGGCAATTATAATTCCCTGGTGAATTGTGGTTTTGACAGAACCGCACCAATAATTTGCTGTGAAGGAGCATCAGGAACAGGTGGTTCGTCTGGAGGAGGCGGTGCATCTGGAGGAG GCGGTTCATCTGGAGGAGGTGGTTCATCAGGGGGAGGCGGTTCATCTGGAGGAGGTAGTTCGTCTGGAACGGGCGGAAGCAGGGGACCAGGtgatataagtaaaaaaa AATGTGTTGAATATTCCGAATATGCATATGAATATAGAGATCCAGTTATTCCTTTGCCGACCGCCCAAAGGACTAAATCATTGGAATGTGGAATCTTGTCGCAAACCCTAATTGTTGGAGGTGAAAAGGCCGGAATTCGAGAATTTCCACATATG GCCCTTATTGGTTACAACGATGGAGACTCGATTTTTTACGGTTGTGGTGGATCTATAATTAGTGAAAATTACATTCTAACTGCGGCACATTGTTTGGAAAGTGTGCAATA cggTGTAGCTACCGCAGCTGCGATTGGTATGTTGAAATTATCCGACAGGACACgccaaaatgtgaaaattgtcGATCGTATTTACCACCCGGGATATCAGCCGCCATCCCGTTACCACGATATcggtttgttaaaaatggaaggAGCTAAGATGAATGTAAACGCTAGACCGGCTTGCCTCCACACtcaattccaaataaataataacttttgcTTAGCTTCTGGGTGGGGCCGAAAAGGATTCACCGAAGAGACGAgcaaagaattattaaaagttaaactgGAGTtgttttctttggatagatgCAATGCCAGTTACAAGTCTGATGCGGGAGGTAAAAAACTATTGAGAGGAATTGACGACTCAACGCAAGTATGTGCTGGTTCTTCGGTAGATTTAAAAGACACCTGTCAG GGAGATTCTGGTGGACCTCTCCAGGTATATCATCAAGAAGGAGTGGATGGTGCAAAATGCATGTACGACTTAATAGGCGTAACATCATTTGGAAAATCCTGTGGCTTGATCCGGAATACTCCTGGAGTCTATACCAGAATTTCGGCTTACATAAAATGGATAGAAGACAATGTGTGGCCACAGTAG